In one window of Temnothorax longispinosus isolate EJ_2023e chromosome 9, Tlon_JGU_v1, whole genome shotgun sequence DNA:
- the LOC139819498 gene encoding uncharacterized protein isoform X5 has translation MDTSVGYHATTETSAAGTMVSSNQPRKTKIFVGRLPENCRNDELRQLFLRFGEVTECDVMNRYGFVHMAREEDAAAAIKALHNSNFKGATINVEQSTGKSRGGGGGRRDDRRGGPMRGGVATGYTDYNRGAGDFSGRGADFGAGYADRGAYGQNVGGATMGYTSTAPGMGGGYGPAAGAVGGYGPTGAADYGRTADYGRADFGARTDYVVGGGMAGDFNRGAPGPVDYGRTDNFGASRTVDYTARNDYDRSATGPMRNGGGAVATTGYGTGYTDVGYDESHWPMSTGPSYSTGAPSYSTGPGPQADMFSRRPGSAVPSGGYPPVAGGYAEGYDRPDAYGPPRGGGRFPGPADAMPPRY, from the exons ATGGTGTCATCTAATCAGCCG AGGAAAACGAAAATATTTGTCGGCCGGTTGCCAGAAAATTGTCGCAACGATGAGTTGCGGCAATTGTTCTTGCGCTTCGGTGAGGTGACTGAGTGCGACGTGATGAATCGATATGGTTTCGTCCACATGGCACGGGAGGAAGACGCGGCAGCGGCGATCAAGGCACTCCACAATTCCAACTTTAAGGGAGCGACGATCAACGTGGAACAGTCAACTGGAAAGTCACGCGGAGGCGGAGGAGGACGCCGAGATGACCGAAGAGGTGGACCAATGAGAG GTGGCGTCGCAACCGGGTACACCGATTACAATCGCGGGGCTGGCGACTTTAGCGGCCGTGGGGCGGACTTCGGTGCGGGCTACGCCGATCGTGGGGCTTATGGTCAGAACGTGGGTGGCGCGACGATGGGTTACACCTCGACGGCGCCAGGGATGGGCGGTGGATACGGACCGGCTGCCGGTGCCGTGGGAGGATACGGGCCAACCGGTGCGGCGGACTACGGACGAACGGCTGACTATGGCCGCGCTGACTTCGGCGCTAGAACAGACTATG TAGTTGGCGGCGGCATGGCCGGTGATTTCAATCGTGGCGCACCTGGCCCAGTTGATTACGGTCGTACTGATAATTTTGGTGCCAGTCGCACGGTTGATTATACAGCGAGAAACGATTATGATCGAAGTGCGACTGGACCAATGAGAAACGGTGGTGGCGCCGTTGCTACAACTGGATATGGAACTGGGTACACTGATGTGGGATATGATGAGAGCCACTG GCCGATGAGCACTGGACCTAGCTATAGCACAGGAGCACCTAGTTACAGCACTGGTCCAGGACCACAAGCTGATATGTTTAGTAGAAGACCTGGCAGTGCTGTGCCCAGTGGTGGATATCCACCGGTTGCTGGAGG TTATGCCGAGGGATATGACAGACCAGATGCATATGGTCCTCCACGTGGCGGCGGACG CTTCCCAGGTCCGGCAGACGCGATGCCACCGAGGTACTAA
- the LOC139819498 gene encoding uncharacterized protein isoform X1 codes for MDTSVGYHATTETSAAGTMVSSNQPRKTKIFVGRLPENCRNDELRQLFLRFGEVTECDVMNRYGFVHMAREEDAAAAIKALHNSNFKGATINVEQSTGKSRGGGGGRRDDRRGGPMRGGRGGRDGGRDARPGPYNDRRVLPIQLVGYDGSAAGGVATGYTDYNRGAGDFSGRGADFGAGYADRGAYGQNVGGATMGYTSTAPGMGGGYGPAAGAVGGYGPTGAADYGRTADYGRADFGARTDYVVGGGMAGDFNRGAPGPVDYGRTDNFGASRTVDYTARNDYDRSATGPMRNGGGAVATTGYGTGYTDVGYDESHWPMSTGPSYSTGAPSYSTGPGPQADMFSRRPGSAVPSGGYPPVAGGYAEGYDRPDAYGPPRGGGRFPGPADAMPPRY; via the exons ATGGTGTCATCTAATCAGCCG AGGAAAACGAAAATATTTGTCGGCCGGTTGCCAGAAAATTGTCGCAACGATGAGTTGCGGCAATTGTTCTTGCGCTTCGGTGAGGTGACTGAGTGCGACGTGATGAATCGATATGGTTTCGTCCACATGGCACGGGAGGAAGACGCGGCAGCGGCGATCAAGGCACTCCACAATTCCAACTTTAAGGGAGCGACGATCAACGTGGAACAGTCAACTGGAAAGTCACGCGGAGGCGGAGGAGGACGCCGAGATGACCGAAGAGGTGGACCAATGAGAGGTGGTAGGGGGGGACGAGACGGTGGTAGAGACGCTCGTCCTGGACCATACAATGATAGAAGAG TTCTTCCGATCCAACTCGTTGGTTACGATGGATCTGCTGCAGGTGGCGTCGCAACCGGGTACACCGATTACAATCGCGGGGCTGGCGACTTTAGCGGCCGTGGGGCGGACTTCGGTGCGGGCTACGCCGATCGTGGGGCTTATGGTCAGAACGTGGGTGGCGCGACGATGGGTTACACCTCGACGGCGCCAGGGATGGGCGGTGGATACGGACCGGCTGCCGGTGCCGTGGGAGGATACGGGCCAACCGGTGCGGCGGACTACGGACGAACGGCTGACTATGGCCGCGCTGACTTCGGCGCTAGAACAGACTATG TAGTTGGCGGCGGCATGGCCGGTGATTTCAATCGTGGCGCACCTGGCCCAGTTGATTACGGTCGTACTGATAATTTTGGTGCCAGTCGCACGGTTGATTATACAGCGAGAAACGATTATGATCGAAGTGCGACTGGACCAATGAGAAACGGTGGTGGCGCCGTTGCTACAACTGGATATGGAACTGGGTACACTGATGTGGGATATGATGAGAGCCACTG GCCGATGAGCACTGGACCTAGCTATAGCACAGGAGCACCTAGTTACAGCACTGGTCCAGGACCACAAGCTGATATGTTTAGTAGAAGACCTGGCAGTGCTGTGCCCAGTGGTGGATATCCACCGGTTGCTGGAGG TTATGCCGAGGGATATGACAGACCAGATGCATATGGTCCTCCACGTGGCGGCGGACG CTTCCCAGGTCCGGCAGACGCGATGCCACCGAGGTACTAA
- the LOC139819498 gene encoding uncharacterized protein isoform X4: MDTSVGYHATTETSAAGTMVSSNQPRKTKIFVGRLPENCRNDELRQLFLRFGEVTECDVMNRYGFVHMAREEDAAAAIKALHNSNFKGATINVEQSTGKSRGGGGGRRDDRRGGPMRGGRGGRDGGRDARPGPYNDRRGGVATGYTDYNRGAGDFSGRGADFGAGYADRGAYGQNVGGATMGYTSTAPGMGGGYGPAAGAVGGYGPTGAADYGRTADYGRADFGARTDYVVGGGMAGDFNRGAPGPVDYGRTDNFGASRTVDYTARNDYDRSATGPMRNGGGAVATTGYGTGYTDVGYDESHWPMSTGPSYSTGAPSYSTGPGPQADMFSRRPGSAVPSGGYPPVAGGYAEGYDRPDAYGPPRGGGRFPGPADAMPPRY; the protein is encoded by the exons ATGGTGTCATCTAATCAGCCG AGGAAAACGAAAATATTTGTCGGCCGGTTGCCAGAAAATTGTCGCAACGATGAGTTGCGGCAATTGTTCTTGCGCTTCGGTGAGGTGACTGAGTGCGACGTGATGAATCGATATGGTTTCGTCCACATGGCACGGGAGGAAGACGCGGCAGCGGCGATCAAGGCACTCCACAATTCCAACTTTAAGGGAGCGACGATCAACGTGGAACAGTCAACTGGAAAGTCACGCGGAGGCGGAGGAGGACGCCGAGATGACCGAAGAGGTGGACCAATGAGAGGTGGTAGGGGGGGACGAGACGGTGGTAGAGACGCTCGTCCTGGACCATACAATGATAGAAGAG GTGGCGTCGCAACCGGGTACACCGATTACAATCGCGGGGCTGGCGACTTTAGCGGCCGTGGGGCGGACTTCGGTGCGGGCTACGCCGATCGTGGGGCTTATGGTCAGAACGTGGGTGGCGCGACGATGGGTTACACCTCGACGGCGCCAGGGATGGGCGGTGGATACGGACCGGCTGCCGGTGCCGTGGGAGGATACGGGCCAACCGGTGCGGCGGACTACGGACGAACGGCTGACTATGGCCGCGCTGACTTCGGCGCTAGAACAGACTATG TAGTTGGCGGCGGCATGGCCGGTGATTTCAATCGTGGCGCACCTGGCCCAGTTGATTACGGTCGTACTGATAATTTTGGTGCCAGTCGCACGGTTGATTATACAGCGAGAAACGATTATGATCGAAGTGCGACTGGACCAATGAGAAACGGTGGTGGCGCCGTTGCTACAACTGGATATGGAACTGGGTACACTGATGTGGGATATGATGAGAGCCACTG GCCGATGAGCACTGGACCTAGCTATAGCACAGGAGCACCTAGTTACAGCACTGGTCCAGGACCACAAGCTGATATGTTTAGTAGAAGACCTGGCAGTGCTGTGCCCAGTGGTGGATATCCACCGGTTGCTGGAGG TTATGCCGAGGGATATGACAGACCAGATGCATATGGTCCTCCACGTGGCGGCGGACG CTTCCCAGGTCCGGCAGACGCGATGCCACCGAGGTACTAA
- the LOC139819498 gene encoding uncharacterized protein isoform X2 has protein sequence MDTSVGYHATTETSAAGTMVSSNQPRKTKIFVGRLPENCRNDELRQLFLRFGEVTECDVMNRYGFVHMAREEDAAAAIKALHNSNFKGATINVEQSTGKSRGGGGGRRDDRRGGPMRGGRGGRDGGRDARPGPYNDRRVLPIQLVGYDGSAAGGVATGYTDYNRGAGDFSGRGADFGAGYADRGAYGQNVGGATMGYTSTAPGMGGGYGPAAGAVGGYGPTGAADYGRTADYGRADFGARTDYVGGGMAGDFNRGAPGPVDYGRTDNFGASRTVDYTARNDYDRSATGPMRNGGGAVATTGYGTGYTDVGYDESHWPMSTGPSYSTGAPSYSTGPGPQADMFSRRPGSAVPSGGYPPVAGGYAEGYDRPDAYGPPRGGGRFPGPADAMPPRY, from the exons ATGGTGTCATCTAATCAGCCG AGGAAAACGAAAATATTTGTCGGCCGGTTGCCAGAAAATTGTCGCAACGATGAGTTGCGGCAATTGTTCTTGCGCTTCGGTGAGGTGACTGAGTGCGACGTGATGAATCGATATGGTTTCGTCCACATGGCACGGGAGGAAGACGCGGCAGCGGCGATCAAGGCACTCCACAATTCCAACTTTAAGGGAGCGACGATCAACGTGGAACAGTCAACTGGAAAGTCACGCGGAGGCGGAGGAGGACGCCGAGATGACCGAAGAGGTGGACCAATGAGAGGTGGTAGGGGGGGACGAGACGGTGGTAGAGACGCTCGTCCTGGACCATACAATGATAGAAGAG TTCTTCCGATCCAACTCGTTGGTTACGATGGATCTGCTGCAGGTGGCGTCGCAACCGGGTACACCGATTACAATCGCGGGGCTGGCGACTTTAGCGGCCGTGGGGCGGACTTCGGTGCGGGCTACGCCGATCGTGGGGCTTATGGTCAGAACGTGGGTGGCGCGACGATGGGTTACACCTCGACGGCGCCAGGGATGGGCGGTGGATACGGACCGGCTGCCGGTGCCGTGGGAGGATACGGGCCAACCGGTGCGGCGGACTACGGACGAACGGCTGACTATGGCCGCGCTGACTTCGGCGCTAGAACAGACTATG TTGGCGGCGGCATGGCCGGTGATTTCAATCGTGGCGCACCTGGCCCAGTTGATTACGGTCGTACTGATAATTTTGGTGCCAGTCGCACGGTTGATTATACAGCGAGAAACGATTATGATCGAAGTGCGACTGGACCAATGAGAAACGGTGGTGGCGCCGTTGCTACAACTGGATATGGAACTGGGTACACTGATGTGGGATATGATGAGAGCCACTG GCCGATGAGCACTGGACCTAGCTATAGCACAGGAGCACCTAGTTACAGCACTGGTCCAGGACCACAAGCTGATATGTTTAGTAGAAGACCTGGCAGTGCTGTGCCCAGTGGTGGATATCCACCGGTTGCTGGAGG TTATGCCGAGGGATATGACAGACCAGATGCATATGGTCCTCCACGTGGCGGCGGACG CTTCCCAGGTCCGGCAGACGCGATGCCACCGAGGTACTAA
- the LOC139819498 gene encoding uncharacterized protein isoform X3, whose protein sequence is MDTSVGYHATTETSAAGTMVSSNQPRKTKIFVGRLPENCRNDELRQLFLRFGEVTECDVMNRYGFVHMAREEDAAAAIKALHNSNFKGATINVEQSTGKSRGGGGGRRDDRRGGPMRGGRGGRDGGRDARPGPYNDRRVLPIQLVGYDGSAAGGVATGYTDYNRGAGDFSGRGADFGAGYADRGAYGQNVGGATMGYTSTAPGMGGGYGPAAGAVGGYGPTGAADYGRTADYGRADFGARTDYVVGGGMAGDFNRGAPGPVDYGRTDNFGASRTVDYTARNDYDRSATGPMRNGGGAVATTGYGTGYTDVGYDESHWPMSTGPSYSTGAPSYSTGPGPQADMFSRRPGSAVPSGGYPPVAGGYAEGYDRPDAYGPPRGGGRLQTG, encoded by the exons ATGGTGTCATCTAATCAGCCG AGGAAAACGAAAATATTTGTCGGCCGGTTGCCAGAAAATTGTCGCAACGATGAGTTGCGGCAATTGTTCTTGCGCTTCGGTGAGGTGACTGAGTGCGACGTGATGAATCGATATGGTTTCGTCCACATGGCACGGGAGGAAGACGCGGCAGCGGCGATCAAGGCACTCCACAATTCCAACTTTAAGGGAGCGACGATCAACGTGGAACAGTCAACTGGAAAGTCACGCGGAGGCGGAGGAGGACGCCGAGATGACCGAAGAGGTGGACCAATGAGAGGTGGTAGGGGGGGACGAGACGGTGGTAGAGACGCTCGTCCTGGACCATACAATGATAGAAGAG TTCTTCCGATCCAACTCGTTGGTTACGATGGATCTGCTGCAGGTGGCGTCGCAACCGGGTACACCGATTACAATCGCGGGGCTGGCGACTTTAGCGGCCGTGGGGCGGACTTCGGTGCGGGCTACGCCGATCGTGGGGCTTATGGTCAGAACGTGGGTGGCGCGACGATGGGTTACACCTCGACGGCGCCAGGGATGGGCGGTGGATACGGACCGGCTGCCGGTGCCGTGGGAGGATACGGGCCAACCGGTGCGGCGGACTACGGACGAACGGCTGACTATGGCCGCGCTGACTTCGGCGCTAGAACAGACTATG TAGTTGGCGGCGGCATGGCCGGTGATTTCAATCGTGGCGCACCTGGCCCAGTTGATTACGGTCGTACTGATAATTTTGGTGCCAGTCGCACGGTTGATTATACAGCGAGAAACGATTATGATCGAAGTGCGACTGGACCAATGAGAAACGGTGGTGGCGCCGTTGCTACAACTGGATATGGAACTGGGTACACTGATGTGGGATATGATGAGAGCCACTG GCCGATGAGCACTGGACCTAGCTATAGCACAGGAGCACCTAGTTACAGCACTGGTCCAGGACCACAAGCTGATATGTTTAGTAGAAGACCTGGCAGTGCTGTGCCCAGTGGTGGATATCCACCGGTTGCTGGAGG TTATGCCGAGGGATATGACAGACCAGATGCATATGGTCCTCCACGTGGCGGCGGACG